Within the Maridesulfovibrio zosterae DSM 11974 genome, the region TGTATCCGTAATGAGCACAAATTCTGGCTACCTGTTCTGGAAATTCAAAGTATTCAAGAGGCATCTTAATTTTGATATCAAGTTTATGACCTATTGCAATGAGGTTCGAATCTGCAGCAAGTATGAAGTCTGCTTCAACTGGGCAGAGTAGTGGGTTTTTTGCGTTATCGAGCAGCCATGGCATTGAGGCAGTAAAAAACAAGTATTTACCGCCTTCTTTATATAGCTCTTCAATAGTCTGTGTGAACTCAGTAAAGTCCATACTAAAAAAGGGAATGCCGAACATAAGTTTAATGCGGCTGATATCGCTTAGATTATCCACTATAAATCCTTATCCCAGTTGATTCCTTTATCCCACTGAACCTTACCATGAACTTTTTTTTGTTTACGCAATAATATATAAATAGCTCCGGCTCCTCCGTCTTTTGGCTGAGCTGTGCAGAATGCAAGTATTACCCGTCGAAATGGGTCACGGGTCAGCCATTCCTGGATTTCACGTTTAAGAACAGAATGTCCACCTGGAGAATTTTTACCTCTTCCTGTTACAGCAAGAATACAACGTTTGTTTTGCAGAAAAGATTCCCTGATGAAAAAAAGGAGATTATCAAAAGCTTGTTCTGAATTCATGCCGTGCAAATCTATATGTGATTCGTAACTAAATGCACCACTTTTGAGCTTTTGAAATATTTTTGAATCCGTTCCACGGACAAATCCGAACATGAATTCATCAGAGTATTCAATCTCAAATTCTATTTTACCAGAAATAAGACTGCTTAAATATTCTTTGCCCTCGTCGTCATCATTTAATTTTATGGAAGGTGTCGGTATAGTCTTTTGGACAGCTACTGTTGTATTATCTAATCGCTGTACACCGCTCATTGCATTCATAAAAGCATAGTCATCATCAATCTCATCCACAATTTTTTCTTCTGGAACGATAGGTTTTGGTTTCTTTTTTACTGAATCCAAAACCTTTTGTACTGCTTTGGGCATTTCTGGTTCTTTTTTTATATTGTCTTTAAATTTCAGATCTTTAAGGTCTGATAACGATTTTATTCTTTTTTTTGCCATAATCTATCTCCTAAAAAATAAGCTGTTAAGATATTCATAATATACAATTAAGTAAATCTCTGTACTTACAAAAAATACTTTTTTCTTTCTATAACTTGACTTT harbors:
- a CDS encoding Smr/MutS family protein; amino-acid sequence: MAKKRIKSLSDLKDLKFKDNIKKEPEMPKAVQKVLDSVKKKPKPIVPEEKIVDEIDDDYAFMNAMSGVQRLDNTTVAVQKTIPTPSIKLNDDDEGKEYLSSLISGKIEFEIEYSDEFMFGFVRGTDSKIFQKLKSGAFSYESHIDLHGMNSEQAFDNLLFFIRESFLQNKRCILAVTGRGKNSPGGHSVLKREIQEWLTRDPFRRVILAFCTAQPKDGGAGAIYILLRKQKKVHGKVQWDKGINWDKDL